From a single Nocardioides panacis genomic region:
- a CDS encoding ABC transporter ATP-binding protein, translating into MALVDNRTRGTDTVARLSRHNRSFGSTAVLREVDLAIRPGEFLALLGRSGSGKSTLLRSLAGLDPSPSGEVVVDGRTSVAFQEPRLLPWRRVGENVALALLNGAASRQERRERAHAALEEVGLTEKIDAWPLSLSGGQAQRVSLARALVSEPDLLLLDEPFSALDALTRIEMHRLVDQLWRRHSPAVLLVTHDVDEALTLADRVLVLDEGRVAREWRVEVRRGARTPQHPEIAEVREQVLASLGVHHETTTHHALETGAA; encoded by the coding sequence ATGGCGCTCGTAGACAACCGGACCCGGGGGACCGACACGGTCGCCCGGCTGTCCCGCCACAACCGCTCGTTCGGGTCGACCGCGGTGCTCCGCGAGGTCGACCTGGCCATCCGCCCCGGCGAGTTCCTCGCGCTGCTCGGCCGCAGCGGGTCCGGCAAGTCGACGCTGCTGCGCAGCCTGGCGGGCCTGGACCCGTCGCCGTCCGGCGAGGTCGTCGTCGACGGCCGCACCTCGGTGGCCTTCCAGGAACCCCGCCTGCTGCCCTGGCGGCGGGTGGGGGAGAACGTCGCCCTCGCCCTGCTGAACGGCGCCGCGTCGCGCCAGGAACGGCGGGAGCGGGCCCACGCGGCGCTCGAGGAGGTCGGGCTCACCGAGAAGATCGACGCCTGGCCGCTCTCGCTGTCCGGGGGACAGGCGCAGCGGGTCTCGCTGGCCCGGGCACTGGTCAGCGAGCCCGACCTGCTGCTGCTCGACGAGCCGTTCAGCGCGCTCGACGCACTGACCCGGATCGAGATGCACCGGCTCGTCGACCAGCTCTGGCGCCGGCACTCGCCGGCCGTCCTGCTGGTCACCCACGACGTCGACGAGGCGCTCACCCTCGCCGACCGCGTGCTGGTCCTCGACGAGGGACGCGTCGCCCGGGAGTGGCGGGTCGAGGTGCGCCGCGGCGCACGGACGCCGCAGCACCCGGAGATCGCCGAGGTGCGCGAGCAGGTGCTCGCCTCCCTCGGGGTGCACCACGAGACCACCACCCACCACGCACTGGAGACCGGGGCAGCATGA
- a CDS encoding ABC transporter permease has translation MTTLVPTQQLEDARPPGPARERVPARRRTARLSWLRRWVSPVLLLCLWQALSSSGVLPEEKIASPIQIAVAAGGLVSDGTLGAATLVSVQRVLVGFAVGASLGLALSVVAGLSRIGEDAVDPPMQMLRTLPHFGLIPLFIVWMGIGEMPKIALIALGVTFPLYLNTFAGIRSIDRKFLEAAKTLHFSRRQQLRHVIVPGALPQALVGLRQSLGVAWLSLIVAETVSASSGLGYMINQAREFQQTDVIVVGLAVYSLLGLLTDALVRSVERRALSWRS, from the coding sequence ATGACCACTCTCGTGCCCACGCAGCAGCTGGAGGACGCACGTCCCCCGGGGCCTGCGCGTGAACGTGTCCCGGCCCGGCGTCGAACCGCCCGGCTGTCCTGGCTGCGGCGCTGGGTCAGCCCGGTGCTGCTGCTCTGCCTGTGGCAGGCGCTCAGCAGCAGCGGCGTGCTTCCCGAGGAGAAGATCGCCTCGCCGATCCAGATCGCGGTCGCTGCCGGCGGCCTGGTCTCGGACGGCACGCTCGGGGCGGCCACCCTGGTCTCCGTGCAGCGGGTGCTCGTCGGCTTCGCCGTCGGCGCCTCCCTCGGGCTGGCGCTGTCCGTGGTCGCGGGCCTGAGCCGGATCGGCGAGGACGCCGTCGACCCGCCGATGCAGATGCTGCGCACCCTGCCGCACTTCGGCCTGATCCCGCTGTTCATCGTGTGGATGGGGATCGGCGAGATGCCGAAGATCGCGCTGATCGCGCTGGGGGTGACCTTCCCGCTCTACCTCAACACCTTCGCGGGCATCCGGAGCATCGACCGGAAGTTCCTCGAGGCGGCCAAGACGCTGCACTTCTCGCGCCGCCAGCAGCTGCGGCACGTCATCGTGCCCGGGGCGCTGCCCCAGGCGCTGGTGGGGCTGCGGCAGAGCCTCGGCGTCGCCTGGCTGTCGCTGATCGTCGCGGAGACGGTCAGCGCCTCCTCCGGCCTCGGCTACATGATCAACCAGGCCCGCGAGTTCCAGCAGACCGACGTGATCGTCGTCGGCCTCGCGGTCTACAGCCTGCTCGGCCTGCTCACCGACGCCCTCGTCCGCTCCGTCGAAAGGAGGGCGCTGTCATGGCGCTCGTAG
- a CDS encoding sensor histidine kinase — protein sequence MSSLTPTGAWTSRDGRPGRLGVLFAAVWLVFLADAFRAAWDLAWQGTDPLRGWVGLLATLSFASVYVASFTWVRRRRQRMQLGVEPAAAVAVLGTLLALTVVMCVCVGEAGASGLVYVAVLGVLCLPARWAAVLTGVLALVTEVLGHTLAGWSSPAGLTFAICTAAFAMWGVSQLMARNVELIRAEEANARLAVADERNRFARDLHDILGHSLTVITVKAELANRLLDVDPERARAELLDLERLSRDALADVRRAVEGYRDLTLPGELARAREALRAAEIDADLPNSTDEVPSELRELFAWTVREGVTNVIRHSGATRCTVRLGASAVEVSDDGAGPRDDGVRAGTGLEGLRERATAAGAVLVTRTLDPRGFALSVSAR from the coding sequence GTGAGCTCGCTGACCCCGACGGGTGCCTGGACCAGCCGTGACGGCCGGCCCGGGCGCCTCGGCGTGCTGTTCGCCGCGGTCTGGCTGGTCTTCCTGGCCGACGCGTTCCGGGCGGCGTGGGACCTGGCCTGGCAGGGCACGGACCCGCTGCGCGGCTGGGTGGGGCTGCTGGCGACCCTGTCCTTCGCCTCGGTCTACGTGGCGTCGTTCACCTGGGTGCGGCGGCGCCGGCAGCGGATGCAGCTGGGCGTCGAGCCGGCCGCGGCCGTGGCGGTCCTCGGCACGCTGCTCGCGCTCACGGTGGTCATGTGCGTCTGCGTGGGCGAGGCCGGCGCCTCCGGCCTGGTGTACGTCGCGGTGCTCGGCGTGCTCTGCCTGCCGGCCCGGTGGGCGGCCGTGCTCACCGGGGTGCTGGCGCTGGTGACCGAGGTGCTGGGCCACACGCTGGCGGGCTGGTCCAGCCCGGCCGGCCTGACCTTCGCCATCTGCACGGCGGCGTTCGCGATGTGGGGCGTCAGCCAGCTGATGGCGCGCAACGTGGAGCTGATCCGCGCCGAGGAGGCGAACGCCCGGCTCGCGGTGGCCGACGAGCGCAACCGGTTCGCCCGCGACCTGCACGACATCCTGGGCCACTCGCTCACCGTCATCACCGTGAAGGCCGAGCTGGCCAACCGGCTCCTCGACGTCGACCCCGAACGGGCCCGCGCCGAGCTGCTCGACCTCGAGCGGCTCAGCCGGGACGCCCTGGCCGACGTCCGCCGGGCGGTGGAGGGCTACCGCGACCTGACGCTGCCGGGCGAGCTGGCGCGGGCGCGGGAGGCGCTGCGCGCGGCGGAGATCGACGCCGACCTGCCGAACAGCACCGACGAGGTGCCCTCCGAGCTGCGGGAGCTGTTCGCGTGGACGGTGCGCGAGGGCGTCACGAACGTCATCCGGCACAGCGGCGCGACCCGCTGCACGGTCCGGCTGGGCGCCTCGGCCGTGGAGGTCAGCGACGACGGTGCGGGCCCCCGCGACGACGGGGTGCGGGCCGGCACCGGGCTCGAGGGCCTGCGCGAGCGGGCCACCGCGGCCGGCGCGGTGCTGGTCACCCGCACCCTCGACCCGCGCGGGTTCGCGCTGTCGGTGAGCGCCCGATGA
- a CDS encoding response regulator transcription factor: MTIRLLLADDQALVRGALAALLDLEPDLEVVAEVGSGDAVLPAAREHRPDVALLDVEMPGLDGIEATRALRAALPEVRVLIVTTFGRPGFLRRALQAGAGGFVVKDTPARQLADAVRRVHAGLRVVDPGLAADSLVSGDSPLTVRETDVLRAARDGAAVATIARTLVLSEGTVRNHLSSAIGKTGTANRAEAARVAELNGWL; encoded by the coding sequence ATGACGATCCGGCTGCTGCTGGCCGACGACCAGGCCCTCGTGCGCGGCGCCCTGGCGGCGCTGCTCGACCTCGAGCCGGACCTCGAGGTGGTGGCCGAGGTGGGCAGCGGCGACGCCGTGCTGCCGGCCGCCCGCGAGCACCGGCCCGACGTGGCGCTGCTCGACGTGGAGATGCCCGGCCTGGACGGCATCGAGGCGACCCGGGCGCTGCGGGCCGCCCTGCCCGAGGTCCGGGTGCTGATCGTGACCACGTTCGGCCGTCCGGGCTTCCTGCGCCGGGCGCTCCAGGCCGGGGCGGGCGGGTTCGTCGTCAAGGACACCCCCGCGCGGCAGCTCGCGGACGCCGTACGCCGGGTGCACGCGGGGCTGCGGGTGGTCGACCCCGGGCTGGCCGCGGACAGCCTGGTCAGTGGCGACTCGCCGCTCACCGTGCGCGAGACCGACGTGCTGCGGGCGGCCCGGGACGGCGCGGCCGTCGCGACCATCGCCCGGACGCTGGTGCTCTCCGAGGGGACCGTGCGCAACCACCTGTCCTCGGCCATCGGCAAGACCGGCACCGCCAACCGGGCGGAGGCCGCCCGGGTCGCGGAGCTGAACGGCTGGCTCTGA
- a CDS encoding NADPH-dependent FMN reductase → MRTTVLCGNPRPASRTLDVALSVADALTGLAPDGSPEPQVIDLALLAPVLFAADRDERAAVDAALAAVSGSDLLVVATPVYKGSYSGLLKAFLDFLPYGALRGTVAVPLTVMAQPHHALAGDVHLRPLLVELGAGVPTAGVVVTESELGAGPVDRWVATHAATAVGSALLAHRQREDALA, encoded by the coding sequence TTGCGCACCACCGTCCTGTGCGGCAACCCGCGCCCCGCCTCACGCACCCTCGACGTGGCCCTTAGCGTCGCCGACGCGCTGACCGGCCTGGCACCGGACGGCTCCCCCGAGCCGCAGGTGATCGACCTGGCGCTGCTCGCGCCCGTGCTGTTCGCCGCGGACCGCGACGAGCGGGCCGCCGTGGACGCCGCCCTCGCGGCGGTCAGCGGCAGCGACCTGCTCGTGGTGGCGACACCCGTCTACAAGGGCAGCTACTCCGGGCTGCTCAAGGCGTTCCTCGACTTCCTGCCCTACGGCGCCCTGCGCGGGACGGTCGCCGTCCCGCTCACGGTGATGGCCCAGCCGCACCACGCGCTTGCCGGCGACGTACACCTGCGGCCGCTGCTGGTGGAGCTCGGCGCCGGGGTGCCGACAGCCGGCGTCGTGGTCACCGAGAGCGAACTGGGCGCCGGTCCGGTGGACCGCTGGGTCGCGACGCACGCCGCGACGGCGGTCGGCAGCGCGCTGCTCGCGCACCGGCAGCGAGAGGACGCCCTCGCCTGA
- a CDS encoding SH3 domain-containing protein codes for MTSARHRQVVQHSTRRRFVRLALPAAAATLLTGTVVGLAVGAGAGADTSQAGASVGAAADPMTVDLDAATGAARTGTGPAVGGSTGTSTGTSTGPTTGPMNGTASGDRSPYLAGRVSSFSRSAKRVTLHKKPEVRDREYMTSDLNLWDAPREKGKPLDVLDAGDTVGVTGLVKRGFAQILLDGQVRWVNDDYLSEKKPVAPEPAATGTSGAGAGSVSFAPCADGTATESGLTSSAVRMFRAVCNAFPALSSFGGYDAHGEHSSGRAVDFMTSDPALGQAVADWARAHASELDLYDVLWSQHIWTPVRSAEGWRSMPDRGSSTANHYDHVHISVN; via the coding sequence GTGACCTCGGCACGCCACCGGCAGGTCGTGCAGCACTCGACCCGCCGCCGCTTCGTCCGACTGGCTCTTCCCGCAGCCGCGGCGACCCTGCTCACCGGCACGGTCGTCGGCCTGGCCGTCGGCGCGGGCGCCGGGGCGGACACCTCGCAGGCCGGTGCCTCCGTCGGCGCCGCGGCCGATCCGATGACCGTGGACCTCGACGCCGCCACCGGTGCGGCCAGGACCGGCACGGGTCCCGCCGTCGGCGGCTCGACGGGCACCTCGACGGGCACCTCGACCGGCCCCACGACCGGCCCCATGAACGGCACCGCCAGCGGGGACCGCTCGCCGTACCTCGCCGGCCGGGTCAGCTCCTTCTCGCGCTCGGCCAAGCGGGTCACGCTGCACAAGAAGCCCGAGGTCAGGGATCGCGAGTACATGACCAGCGACCTGAACCTCTGGGACGCTCCCCGCGAGAAGGGCAAGCCGCTCGACGTCCTCGACGCGGGCGACACGGTCGGCGTCACCGGCCTGGTCAAGCGCGGGTTCGCCCAGATCCTGCTCGACGGCCAGGTCCGCTGGGTCAACGACGACTACCTCTCGGAGAAGAAGCCCGTCGCCCCGGAGCCCGCCGCGACGGGCACCTCCGGTGCGGGCGCCGGCTCGGTCTCCTTCGCGCCCTGCGCGGACGGCACCGCCACCGAGTCCGGGCTGACCTCCTCGGCCGTGCGGATGTTCCGGGCGGTCTGCAACGCCTTCCCGGCGCTGTCCAGCTTCGGCGGCTACGACGCGCACGGCGAGCACAGCTCCGGCCGGGCGGTCGACTTCATGACCAGCGACCCGGCCCTCGGCCAGGCGGTCGCGGACTGGGCCCGGGCGCACGCCTCCGAGCTCGACCTGTACGACGTGCTGTGGTCGCAGCACATCTGGACGCCGGTCCGCTCCGCCGAGGGCTGGCGCTCGATGCCGGACCGCGGCTCGTCGACGGCGAACCACTACGACCACGTGCACATCTCGGTCAACTGA
- a CDS encoding ABC transporter substrate-binding protein, translated as MRNRWTVRTALTLTALAALTACSSASGNEEAVREDGTVDLSKVTLRVGDQKGGSEALLKAAGEDARLPYKVSWHSFTSGPPLLEALNAGAIDLGGVGNTPPLFAAAAKSKITVVSGATMGGKGDAIVVPQDSKLTSVAQLKGKKVAVAEGSSANYNLLAQLDAVGLSYDDIDVQNLQPADALAAFTSGHVDAWAIWDPYTSQAELESGARVLADGSGKVNGMTFQAANPESVDDKATAAAIKDYLGRLAQAQIWSNTHRDDWAKVWSEETGLSPAVTTKAVDRRVAKPVKLGAPVVDSEQQMADAFADADLLPNRFDVGDYFTTAFNDTVPAS; from the coding sequence ATGAGAAACCGTTGGACCGTCCGCACCGCCCTCACCCTCACCGCTCTCGCGGCCCTGACCGCCTGCTCGTCGGCGTCGGGCAACGAGGAGGCCGTCCGCGAGGACGGCACCGTCGACCTGTCGAAGGTCACGCTGCGGGTCGGCGACCAGAAGGGCGGCTCGGAGGCGCTGCTGAAGGCGGCCGGCGAGGACGCCCGGCTGCCCTACAAGGTCAGCTGGCACTCCTTCACGTCCGGGCCGCCGCTGCTCGAGGCGCTCAACGCCGGCGCGATCGACCTCGGGGGCGTCGGCAACACGCCGCCGCTGTTCGCCGCCGCCGCGAAGAGCAAGATCACCGTCGTCTCCGGCGCCACGATGGGCGGCAAGGGTGACGCGATCGTCGTCCCGCAGGACTCGAAGCTCACCTCCGTCGCCCAGCTGAAGGGCAAGAAGGTGGCGGTCGCCGAGGGCAGCTCGGCGAACTACAACCTGCTCGCGCAGCTGGACGCCGTCGGCCTGTCCTACGACGACATCGACGTGCAGAACCTGCAGCCGGCCGACGCGCTGGCCGCCTTCACCAGCGGGCACGTGGACGCCTGGGCGATCTGGGACCCCTACACCTCCCAGGCCGAGCTGGAGTCCGGTGCGCGGGTGCTCGCCGACGGCTCGGGCAAGGTCAACGGGATGACGTTCCAGGCCGCGAACCCGGAGTCGGTCGACGACAAGGCGACCGCCGCGGCGATCAAGGACTACCTGGGCCGGCTCGCCCAGGCGCAGATCTGGTCGAACACGCACCGTGACGACTGGGCCAAGGTCTGGTCGGAGGAGACCGGGCTCTCGCCGGCGGTCACCACCAAGGCCGTCGACCGCCGGGTCGCCAAGCCGGTGAAGCTCGGCGCACCCGTCGTCGACTCCGAGCAGCAGATGGCCGACGCGTTCGCGGACGCCGACCTGCTGCCGAACCGGTTCGACGTCGGTGACTACTTCACGACGGCGTTCAACGACACCGTCCCCGCATCCTGA
- a CDS encoding ABC transporter permease, protein MSSTIDPTTRRVPPLGGFNLTVLGIEVRRMLRNRRTIIFTLIFPAALFFAIGSGTGWQEKVGHGNVAAYVMVSMALYGAALTAASAGAMVATERALGWSRQLRLTPLNPAVYIGMKALIALILGAVAISVVNVVAILQGRAAMPTHLWIASAVLTLVCTMVFAALGVFVGYLVPGENAMQILGPGLALLSFLGNVFIPIDQGSTLWNVAAWTPMFGVAEVSRAPLTGELPWYAVLNAVVWLALFVAGAAWRMSKDTARV, encoded by the coding sequence ATGAGCAGCACGATCGACCCGACCACCCGGCGGGTGCCGCCGCTGGGCGGCTTCAACCTCACCGTCCTCGGCATCGAGGTCCGGCGGATGCTCCGCAACCGGCGCACGATCATCTTCACGCTGATCTTCCCGGCCGCGCTGTTCTTCGCGATCGGCTCGGGCACCGGGTGGCAGGAGAAGGTCGGCCACGGGAACGTCGCGGCCTACGTCATGGTCTCGATGGCGTTGTACGGCGCCGCGCTGACCGCCGCCTCCGCGGGCGCGATGGTGGCCACCGAGCGCGCTCTCGGGTGGTCTCGGCAGCTGCGCCTCACCCCGCTCAACCCGGCCGTCTACATCGGCATGAAGGCGCTGATCGCGCTGATCCTGGGGGCGGTGGCGATCTCGGTCGTCAACGTCGTCGCGATCCTCCAGGGCCGGGCCGCGATGCCGACCCACCTCTGGATCGCCAGCGCGGTGCTGACGCTGGTCTGCACGATGGTGTTCGCGGCGCTCGGCGTCTTCGTCGGCTACCTCGTCCCGGGCGAGAACGCCATGCAGATCCTCGGCCCCGGCCTGGCGCTGCTGTCGTTCCTCGGCAACGTGTTCATCCCGATCGACCAGGGCAGCACGCTGTGGAACGTCGCGGCCTGGACCCCGATGTTCGGGGTGGCCGAGGTCAGCCGGGCCCCGCTCACCGGCGAGCTGCCGTGGTACGCCGTGCTGAACGCCGTGGTCTGGCTGGCGCTGTTCGTGGCCGGCGCCGCGTGGCGGATGAGCAAGGACACGGCCCGGGTCTGA
- a CDS encoding ABC transporter ATP-binding protein, with translation MTSTPLEQAAPRRAAGSPVPAISLTGLTKSFGPVRAVRGIDLEVEQGEIVAFLGPNGAGKTTAIDMVLGLSQPTGGTVDVLGYRPRQAIARGLVSAVMQTGGLLKDLTVRETVRYTASLFADTRPVDEVLAHAGITGLADRRVGKCSGGEQQRLRFAMALLPDPALLLLDEPTTGMDVEGRRTFWSAIRADAEKGRTVLFATHYLEEADQYADRIVLMRKGRIVADGTGSEIKALAAGRTVRATLDRPDHHALAGLPGVESLEVRGDTVLLHASDTDAIARYLLTQTDARDLEITARGIEEAFLSLTGDDAGDPDDTHDALEGGDR, from the coding sequence ATGACCTCCACACCTCTCGAGCAGGCGGCTCCCCGTCGCGCAGCGGGCTCGCCGGTGCCCGCGATCAGCCTCACCGGCCTCACCAAGAGCTTCGGACCGGTCCGGGCCGTGCGCGGCATCGACCTCGAGGTCGAGCAGGGCGAGATCGTCGCCTTCCTGGGCCCCAACGGCGCCGGCAAGACCACCGCGATCGACATGGTGCTCGGCCTCTCGCAGCCCACCGGCGGCACCGTCGACGTGCTCGGCTACCGGCCCCGCCAGGCGATCGCCCGCGGGCTGGTGTCCGCGGTGATGCAGACCGGCGGGCTGCTCAAGGACCTCACGGTCCGGGAGACGGTGCGCTACACCGCGAGCCTGTTCGCGGACACCCGGCCGGTCGACGAGGTGCTCGCGCACGCCGGGATCACCGGGCTCGCCGACCGCCGCGTCGGCAAGTGCTCGGGCGGTGAGCAGCAGCGGCTGCGCTTCGCGATGGCGCTGCTGCCCGACCCGGCGCTGCTGCTCCTCGACGAGCCGACGACCGGGATGGACGTCGAGGGGCGCCGTACGTTCTGGTCGGCGATCCGCGCGGACGCCGAGAAGGGCCGCACGGTGCTCTTCGCCACCCACTACCTGGAGGAGGCCGACCAGTACGCCGACCGGATCGTGCTGATGCGCAAGGGCCGGATCGTCGCCGACGGCACCGGCTCGGAGATCAAGGCGCTGGCCGCCGGGCGCACGGTCCGCGCGACGCTGGACCGTCCCGACCACCACGCCCTCGCCGGCCTTCCCGGTGTCGAGTCGCTGGAGGTGCGCGGCGACACGGTCCTGCTGCACGCCTCGGACACCGACGCGATCGCGCGCTACCTGCTGACCCAGACCGACGCCCGGGACCTGGAGATCACCGCCCGCGGCATCGAGGAGGCGTTCCTGTCGCTGACCGGCGACGACGCCGGCGACCCCGACGACACGCACGACGCCCTCGAAGGAGGCGACCGATGA